The Candidatus Methylarchaceae archaeon HK02M2 nucleotide sequence ATATCCGACTGGTAAAAATAATTTGAGTTATATACATTTGTGTCTATAATAAGTTTGGATAATTACATCATTGTATCGCATTTTTAAAATTGTTAGTACATTTTCAAAATATAAGACGCCAGAAGGAATTGATGGGGAATTAATATCTCAAAATAATCTAGAACTTATTTCATTCCAAGAATTCTAATTGAAAAAACAGTTAGCTAAATAGAATAGTGATTACATTCCTCTTTATTAAAGCTCGCTACCTAGTGTTCAATATCACTTTAATTTATGTGCATTATGACACTTTTATTTTTAAATTGAGAATCCATCGATCAACTTTGGCATCTCTTGGATATTAAGGCTGTAGATAATCCATTTTCCTTTACGTTTCTTTTTAACTATACTTTCCCTTTCAAGTATGTTTAGGTGATGTGACGCATTAGTTTGGGTAATGTCGAGAGCGACCATAACTTCACAGACACACATCTCCTTTTTCGCCAGCATCTTTATGATCTTCAATCGAGTAGAATCGGATAGTGCCTTGAAGAACCTTTCCTTTTCTTTGAAATAATCTATATCTCCCAAGTTTGCAGCCAAGCTTTTTAGTTCTGAAGCATATTCTTCTATATTCTTAGCCTCACATATCTCAGAAGAGATTAGGCGATTTAACCTTGCTTCTACAATCTTACTCATTGGTATGATACATAACAACAAAATTAAATATGTTGCTATGTATTTTTATTGATGTGATTAACTCCTGTGGCTAAAAATTCTAAAAGTCAACTACCCATTCTCAGCAGGTTTCTTACACTCTGGATATTCTTGGCAATGATAATTGGAGTTGGATTAGGGTACGTCTTCCCAGAAATCTCCGATATCATAGGATCCTTGAATGTAGGAACAACATCCATCCCAATAGCGATAGGGCTGATTTGGATGATGTACCCTCCCTTGGCAAAGGTCAGGTATGAAGAACTGGGAAAGATAATTAGTGCCAAAGGCTCAAAAACAATGCTATCCTCATCACTTATCCTAAATTGGATAATAGGTCCCTTTTTGATGTTTTTATTGGCTTGGATTTTCCTAGCAGGATTCCCAGCTTTTAGAACTGGCATAATTCTTGTAGGGCTAGCTAGGTGTATAGCCATGGTGATAGTCTGGAATGACCTCGCAAAGGGAGATAATGAATGGGCTGCAGTCCTTGTAGCTCTGAACTCCGTATTCCAGATAGCTTTTTATTCAATATTGGCCTACTTCTACATAACTTTAGTAAGCTCTTGGATATCTGGAGAGGGAACGATCGTCAACATATCATTATTGGAGGTCGCTCAATCAGTTGCAATTTACTTAGGTATCCCTTTTTTTGGAGGAATGTTTACTAGATTTTATT carries:
- a CDS encoding metalloregulator ArsR/SmtB family transcription factor — encoded protein: MSKIVEARLNRLISSEICEAKNIEEYASELKSLAANLGDIDYFKEKERFFKALSDSTRLKIIKMLAKKEMCVCEVMVALDITQTNASHHLNILERESIVKKKRKGKWIIYSLNIQEMPKLIDGFSI
- the arsB gene encoding ACR3 family arsenite efflux transporter, translating into MIIGVGLGYVFPEISDIIGSLNVGTTSIPIAIGLIWMMYPPLAKVRYEELGKIISAKGSKTMLSSSLILNWIIGPFLMFLLAWIFLAGFPAFRTGIILVGLARCIAMVIVWNDLAKGDNEWAAVLVALNSVFQIAFYSILAYFYITLVSSWISGEGTIVNISLLEVAQSVAIYLGIPFFGGMFTRFYLLRAKGKEWYEDVLMSKLSPTSLFALLFTIVVMFSLKGEYIVTLPLDVLMIATPLLAYFIMMFFIAFALGYYSKLDYERTTTLAFTAASNNFELAIAVAVAVFGLASKEAFATVVGPLIEVPVLISLVNVALWAKKRFFMRL